CAAGTAAAATGAGGAATCTGCAAATGTAATCCAATTATTTTCTTTCCAGCACAAACTATTGTTTGCTCATACAGGAACGTTGTTTGTCTAGATTCTAAGCCGGGGATCGTCAAACCTTTTATGCTATTGAGTGTTTGTGCTAAAATACGTAACTGTTGGAAAGCATTTCATCAAGGTTCAATTTGTGTACATGCCGTTTCCTTACATTAATAATGTTTTAACGTACTTCTTTCACAGCAAAGTCTTTATAGTTTTAATGACACTActattttttacaattatttttacaacaaTGAAGTACATTACCAGCAACAAGACCTGTTCTGCGTTGCCCTTGGCATAAGTTACAGGCGTGTAGTTACCGCACCCCCCGCACCCTTGTGAACAAGTCATTTGTGTGCGACTTAATGAAAAAACACCAGCCAGCTGATCTGAAGGACCTTTCTAAGAAAACACTGCAGATATCTAGTGTGTATAATACTCTGtcattaatcattaaacagtctAAAAAGGTAACTCCTTTCAAATTAAGGACTGCTCTTTTAGACTCTGATTTAGCAATGATTTTGGATTACCTACATATGCTTCATAAAACTGCATAAATCTGACAAAATGTAGTAATGAAGTGTAACCAAGGTGTAGGAAAAGGCCATTTTGTGATGCATTCtgctctttattatttaataaacaatcaGAATTCAAGAACTAATGTACTATTAAAGGTTCCAATGTACACATTGATTCAAATATTTACAAACCAAACTACACCTATGATTCAGCACTACTTATGTTACACATGTATTATAATGTTACCAGTGTTGAAAAGGAGCTGTATTACAGaacaatgtactttaaaaaataataaagaaaactcATTGCTGACAGCCACTTCCTTATAAATTCCTGTCACTGCAGAACTGAGTATTTGTTTGGACGTGCACAGgtacaatacttgtttatttgcaATAGATTTACTGGAAATGTATGGTACATTTTCTAGACATTCATTTTTGTATAGTCTGTACATGTACAAGTCTGTATGATGAAGGTAGGTTGCATACCTGAAGCCATAACCCATACAAACATTTAGTTATTACCAACACACAGATAtccaccaacattttttttttatatatatcaaaTGAAACAATGAGCAAAGCCGTGGAAGTCAGTATCAGTAAATAACATGTTtctaacaaaacagaaacaatgcTTTGTAACTCCTAAAGCTCAATTGTGTTGCAAGAACTTTTTCAATACAAACCAGAAAGCAGATTTTAGCAGttattttcacacacagtgtGTTTTAGTCCAAGTAATACAGACTCATCAGCTGCTAACCTTTGAGAAAGGTTGACACCAAGCTTACCATCTGCTTTTGGAAAATTTGTATTTCTCAGAATGAAGAATTAGTAGGACTTCATCTGTATGCACAAACTTAAGTTCAGTcctgggttttgtttttcataaaaccTACAATGGAAAGGAATTCTAATAATCAAAAAATATTACCTTGTTGCTTACCTAATAATATCACAAACATATGTATAAACTCTGGCAATGTAGTCCATTACCATTCCTTAAATATGAATTACAATATAACATTTACAAGAGATGTAAGTTGCTTGGCTGGGAAATATAATTTTGGTAATTTAAGTGAAACAGTGAACATTGCATATTGGTaagtattttgaataaataattaccaTTTGCTTGTCACTACACACAGGCAAAATACATACCAAATCTTTAAGAGTTCCATCTTTGACAACAGTGTCTTACTATGACAACAAGCACGCATGGTAAAATAATTCAAACTTCAGGTAATACAGAAAGAGCTTGGGAAGGGTACAAATATTTGCAACAATGTATCAACACAGGGCCAGGGCATTCAGCTGGGTCATTACATAACTGATGATATGAAACATTCTCATAGTAATACAGTGTTATTCAGAAGTCAGGAATAATACTACTTGTAGCAAAACAGTTTTTGTTGTGTATGGGAATTAAAAGTTGTTTAAACAATCAGTAGATTAGCGGTTGACGCTGATCTTGAAGTATGCAAGGCATGGTTGAAGCCAATCTGTGGAACTGAGGGTTACCGCCCCCAGACAATTTTGAGGATCTGCAATGCTCTATCCCTTTTTCCAAATTGATGTACAAGGGTACATAATGTATAAACCCTGTGGTTCATGCCTTTAATAACACTGTATATACCAGCATTACGTCCCCATCCCAACAGCTATATCACACCTACAACTTTTTTCTTAATATAATATGAAGTTTtctactttttattgttttttttttttaagttttaaatagtTCTATTACACTGCAATACACAAAATATCATGATGACATCCACAAACggcattattatatatttaaaaataatttttacattCTGCTCAACTATTCACTTTTGACAGAAGATACAATTCTGTTTGGCTTTCAGCCAGCCAAAGGAAGGCGTGAGGTAAGAGATCTGATCCACACAATAGTACTgattttttctcttttccttttatAAGACTTAATGGAATCCTTTGACAAGCTATTGAATGGAGATTTGTTGGCCAAGCTTTTCAATGAGCCAGTAGAagataaataaactgaaaacctGGTGGCACTATCCACTGGGAAAAAAACATAGACacatagatttttcttttttatataaaaaaagggaCATATGAAAATCCAGGAGGAAATGTaaagaatgtgttttataaagtAAAATGACAGTACCCCAAACCTGGCAGGTTCACAATTGCCAGAGAAAAAGTATGTTCAATAGAGCAATTCTAAGGTGACACAAAATGCcaatcagttttattttcctgaaGAACTACTGTGGTTATACACTTAAACTGATTGTTCTCGGGTGCACAGCTTTACGCTGGCATATCTGTAAATGTGTTATATGACTTTAACCAACCTGTTCCAAGAATATCTAAGCACAGATTGAAGAGTTATATTTATATCCTTGCTAAATAGTGGGGTTCACATAATGAAGTAGCAAATGCCCTTTCCACCAACAGGCAAGCAGGACCAGTACACTACATTTCAgccacaaaaatacatttaatagactCCACTTTCCCCATGTAAGGAAGAATGTGTACTGTTCTCTAAATCATAATGGAAAATCAGCTGCAGTGttaagcaattaaaaaacaaaaacctatgcTCCAAAGCTTATTTTCCATCCAATGTCACATATATGATAGTAACAAATTCATCGTAAAcgaagtaaaaagaaaacacttcgGTGTCAGATTTATACTGATCCTTGAATTCCTGTACGTTTACCAGCACCaggtttaaattattatattgaaaGCCAGTGGAGTTCAAATGGTGGTCGTTTGTATTGGTTGGACTAGCAAAGCCTGGCGAGCACCCCACGGGATAAATAGTCAGGCAATTATGCAGTTCTTAATCCTCAGTTTACACATCTTCTACTTGCACTTCCCCAACCTCTGCTTCCTCCACCTGTATTTCAACCTGTTCCACTGGGACCTCGCTATCCTGCACAGTTGTTTCCAGGTAGTGCTGTACTGCATTGCTTTGGATGTGCTCCACCTGGATTTCTATGTGTTCTTTTATCAGTGTTTCGGAGGATTGTTGCTCGTCATGTGGCTGATGCACCTGGATCTCAGctgttttctcttcctccacCTGGACTTGGTCCATGTGAACATGTTCCTCCTTCCCCTCCTCTCCTTCCACTGACTCCACCTGCACTTGGATGGTCTCCAGCACCTCTGATGATTCAATCTGCACCTGCTCCACCATCACATGCTCCACATGCACATCCTCCACATCTTCCTGCTCCGGGACCACCACCTCAGTCACCACTCTTTCATGAATGGCGTGGAATTCCCGGAGATGCTTACGCATGTCTCCAGCTTGGGTGAACCAAATGTCACATATAGTGCAATGATTGGGTTTATCTCCTGTATGGATCACCAGATGGTCCTTAAACTGGTCCCAGCTGTTGAAAACCATGCTGCACACCTGCAATAGGCAAAGCGGGAGGGAATTATAAAAAAGGACATAGAGGAAGAGGAATGGCAGCCACTCAGGAAGAGTCATTTTTCAGATGCTTGTTTCTGTGGTCTCAGTATGCCGGATTACATGACAGTAACTGCTAGAATGCAGTAACATATCGTGGTGAAGATTTGTGAAAATTCAAGGGTGCTATTGTAttcagtgagacagacagacacagtgatAAAGGGTCCAAGTTTTTAATAAGTATGGTGACTGGCAAAACtagtataaaattaaatattgtatcACCATTTTGGAGAAACATATATTTtgatgtaaaatgaaaaacaagtgtCCCAACTGGTAGCACCACTACATTTAACCTTTAACATATATTTGAAGACAAGATGTTCTGcattcctaaaaaataaataacattttggggtaccactggATTTGTGACAGTTTGATCATATAAAATCCTTTGCATATGTTTACATAGGAGGTGATTAGCTATGtatggataccaagatatttattaAGTACAGGGACTGAGtgggattaaaaataaaagaggAAATAAATATCCCATCATTCCATTTCAAGGACGATGACACCATAAATTTGACCGCCTgcgtgtgtgtgcgagtgtgtatgcatgcatatatattgcACTATTAAATAAATACCTGGCATTCATAAAGCTTCTTTCTTCCCTTTTTCGCACCAACACCGTTTTGACAAGCTGCAATGTGGCATTTCAGTGTGCTGTTCCTTGCAAAGCGCTCATGGCAGTCTGGACACTCAAAAGGCTTCTcacctagaaaaaaaagaaaaaaaaattagtggAATACTCAGTCGTAGTAATGGGACATAACCATGTCTTCACAAAGAGACATACAGATCATAGACCAAATTCAGCTCTATGAAGCAGTGCTATTTACAGCTTACACACTGGCTCAAACAGGTGTAGGTGCCAGTATAAAGGCAAGGAATCTGAACCTTCAGCCAAAATAAAATACTTCAAGGACCTACCCTCCTTagaaagcctttaaaaaaaaattactagaaCCATCTTTCTAGGCTCCAACTGCTGGAATGTAACTGGTGGCTAATTTTTCGGCTGTCAAAACTCACTATTTCGGTTTAAGCCACAGTTGCACTGTAGTTGATCATGCAAACCCAGTTAAACTTGATATCATCATTGAGGCTCCATTAGAAATGAAAGCTGCTTCCAGCTCTTCCTAATTTTTTGGGGCTGGTAACAAATAAACTATTACAACTGATTCGGTAAACCAGTACATCATGAAATCCAAGGCACAGCTAAATCATGTTAGTTAACAAGACAAACCCATAACATTCCTATaaataagagattttttttttctcttaaatgtatactgtaaatcCCAAAGgcattctaaataaattaaatcaagttaCATTAACTTAAAAATTCTAATTGTATTCAtaacactcattcattttaagttcgtttaacatttaaatttacTTTAGTTGTTCAAACGTAAATGGTTTAAGTAGAAACGGGACTAGATTCCCATCAGCCCTTGCAGGActtgtacagtttattttcacaacatttttttttagtaaacttgACTGATCAGGGTTTACAGTGTAATGGTCACTGACAACACACTGATGTTTTAAGTGTGAGTGTATCCTTGTATTGGTTTCACTTAATAAAACTATTCACTGcaacattttccttttttctatttAACCTTTGGAAGTCACACAATAGCCTTactcatgtaaaaataaagatgcCATTGGAGGGTTTAGCCACCCACCAAAACACCCTCAAGTGCCCACCTGTGTGCTTCCGGAGGTGTTCTTTGAAATGGCCAAAGTGGTCAAACTGCTTCTCGCAGTATCCGCATACATGCACTTTCTTCTGAGGCCGCTGGCGGCGCGATTCCTCCACCTCAAAGTGGTGGCAAGCCAGGTGGTGCTTCAAGGCGCTCTCCCGCGTGTACGTCTTGTTGCAGTGAGGGCAAACAAAGGCCTTGTCTGAGTGCACCTTCATGTGCTGCTTGAAGTGGTAGAAGAGCTTGAAGGAGCGGTCACACTTCTCGCAGCGGAACAGGTTATTAAGGTGGGATATCTGCACCTCCACCACCTCGATGCCCTCCAGAGTTTTGCCAGTGGCAACCCCCTCCAGATCAGTGGTGCTGCTCGCTTCATCGTCCTTCTTCATCACATGCAGGGTCGACTCACCCTGCTGGTATTTGCTGGTGATGTCAGCCAGCAAAACCAGGGCAGAATCGTCCGAGGTGTCCTGGGAGCTGGCATCTTTGTCTGGCTGTACTGCCACCTCCTCTACCACCTCAATGCCCTCATCCTCCACCACCTCTATTGTCCCACCAGCAATCTCCACCTCTATCTCCACTGGCTCTGTCTCCATAGAGGGGAGCGTTTCTGTTATAACGTTCGAGGTCTCTGCTATCTTCCTCTTTTTGGCTTTGCTTGTCTCTGTCGGACTTTGCTTCGAGGCCTCAGGTGAACTGCTCTTGGTccttaagggggaaaaaaaggaactaATCAatacctgcatttaaaaaaaaaagtttttactatCCTCAGTATAGACATAACATTTCTAGGAATTACTAACTTTTTACACACTTTTAACAATACCTGTTGTTGAGAGCTTTGATTGCCTCTTGCATCTGTAAGTACTCTGCAGCTTTCCACACATCACTGACTTCTTCATTTCCATTTACTGCAAGCTTGGCTGTGTAGGTGAATTCAATCAAATGACGAAAGGCCAAATTACTGACCCCTGCAAGAGTACACCAAAATACAAACAGtgacttttctgtttgtttaaaaaaaaaaaaaacgtttttcatATTGAAATGATCAAATCATAGAAGAGACCTTGTGTGACATATGTACAGACAGACGTATATATAGATTACAGCTATATGCAGCTTACATCcacagtgtggcagggcaaaagccctgcatgTGTAAACAGTGCATGGGggaaatgtaaggttggcagggatgaggtaGTTTTGTCCATGCCAACAATCACAGGGATGTCCATTCCCCAATCAGGTAAGtgagtgctaactggggagtggccatcTATATAAAGGGGAGTAGAAGTCCTTTGTTTGGGGAGTGGTTTTGACCTGTGTTGTGAAGTGCATTTTGATGAATGGTAAAGAAGGTGATTGCTCAGcctatgtttgcttgttttgtttgaatcgGTCCTCGTCCCGCaatttgtttgttcctgtgttttgccCTTCTGTCTCTGAATCTTtaattcctgccggtaacagcttaGGTTGTGACGTTATCCTGCCACACACAGAATCACATACGAATGCTAAACATTGTGCTGAACAAACTTTGTGACATACCTATAGACACCTTCATTATGTCCAAGTCTAATAAGTGAAAACTAAAACTTTTAGACTTTTCCTGAAAATTATATTGAATATGACAATGCACCTGATTTAATCATTCTTGTCGATCTAACTGTTTagtgtttgaaatattttaagacaAGGCTGGAAATTCTGTTCAGAATATGGTAACTAACAATGTCATCTTGTGAACACACTCATAAACCACACATTTTAATACACACCTACCTTCAATCTCCACCAAAGGCTCTAATTTGAAATCCTGGAAGAATTTATAGAAAAACTGACTGCAAGCAGCAAGAACCGCCTTATGAGCCCTGAACTGGTGACCTGTTGATGGGAACGTCGATAGGGGGATGAATGTAGCATCACATAGTATCTAACCATAGACAAGGCTTAACAAATAAATGCAGCATCACAGGTACATGGCAAGTAAACAAATACAAGCTTCAAATAGAAATAAAtaggttttttaaatgttgccactaattttctccccaatttgcaGTAGATATTTATGGACATTGTGAATGCAGAATTAAATATGGCTTTTGCAAGAGTGACATCTAGTCAGATTTGTTTGGTACTGCAAATAACATGTATAATGCATTTGCTCCATCTACCaacatttacaatgaaatatGACTCCTGGAATCAATACGGATATatggtattttttctttctttttttaaatgcttaaagaaatatatgataataataattaagttaaTGCATAAATGATAAAAGGTGATACAATACATATTTGATTTTA
The sequence above is a segment of the Polyodon spathula isolate WHYD16114869_AA chromosome 2, ASM1765450v1, whole genome shotgun sequence genome. Coding sequences within it:
- the LOC121300427 gene encoding zinc finger protein 131-like isoform X2, which gives rise to MSAEVIVGCGNEFPAHYKVMLDRLNEQRQLDQFTDITLIVDGHQFRAHKAVLAACSQFFYKFFQDFKLEPLVEIEGVSNLAFRHLIEFTYTAKLAVNGNEEVSDVWKAAEYLQMQEAIKALNNRTKSSSPEASKQSPTETSKAKKRKIAETSNVITETLPSMETEPVEIEVEIAGGTIEVVEDEGIEVVEEVAVQPDKDASSQDTSDDSALVLLADITSKYQQGESTLHVMKKDDEASSTTDLEGVATGKTLEGIEVVEVQISHLNNLFRCEKCDRSFKLFYHFKQHMKVHSDKAFVCPHCNKTYTRESALKHHLACHHFEVEESRRQRPQKKVHVCGYCEKQFDHFGHFKEHLRKHTGEKPFECPDCHERFARNSTLKCHIAACQNGVGAKKGRKKLYECQVCSMVFNSWDQFKDHLVIHTGDKPNHCTICDIWFTQAGDMRKHLREFHAIHERVVTEVVVPEQEDVEDVHVEHVMVEQVQIESSEVLETIQVQVESVEGEEGKEEHVHMDQVQVEEEKTAEIQVHQPHDEQQSSETLIKEHIEIQVEHIQSNAVQHYLETTVQDSEVPVEQVEIQVEEAEVGEVQVEDV
- the LOC121300427 gene encoding zinc finger protein 131-like isoform X1, which encodes MSAEVIVGCGNEFPAHYKVMLDRLNEQRQLDQFTDITLIVDGVSNLAFRHLIEFTYTAKLAVNGNEEVSDVWKAAEYLQMQEAIKALNNRTKSSSPEASKQSPTETSKAKKRKIAETSNVITETLPSMETEPVEIEVEIAGGTIEVVEDEGIEVVEEVAVQPDKDASSQDTSDDSALVLLADITSKYQQGESTLHVMKKDDEASSTTDLEGVATGKTLEGIEVVEVQISHLNNLFRCEKCDRSFKLFYHFKQHMKVHSDKAFVCPHCNKTYTRESALKHHLACHHFEVEESRRQRPQKKVHVCGYCEKQFDHFGHFKEHLRKHTGEKPFECPDCHERFARNSTLKCHIAACQNGVGAKKGRKKLYECQVCSMVFNSWDQFKDHLVIHTGDKPNHCTICDIWFTQAGDMRKHLREFHAIHERVVTEVVVPEQEDVEDVHVEHVMVEQVQIESSEVLETIQVQVESVEGEEGKEEHVHMDQVQVEEEKTAEIQVHQPHDEQQSSETLIKEHIEIQVEHIQSNAVQHYLETTVQDSEVPVEQVEIQVEEAEVGEVQVEDV